In the genome of Massilia sp. PAMC28688, one region contains:
- a CDS encoding NAD(P) transhydrogenase subunit alpha — MDLAVSHTIINLIIFVLAIYVGYHVVWTVTPALHTPLMAVTNAISAIIIVGAMLAAGLTTGIIGQVTGTVAVALAAVNVFGGFMVTQRMLEMFKKKEPKAKQGDHA, encoded by the coding sequence ATGGATCTTGCAGTCAGCCACACCATCATCAATCTGATTATCTTTGTGCTGGCCATTTACGTTGGCTACCACGTCGTCTGGACCGTCACCCCGGCCCTGCACACCCCGCTCATGGCGGTAACCAATGCCATTTCGGCCATCATCATCGTGGGCGCCATGCTCGCTGCAGGCCTGACCACCGGCATCATCGGCCAGGTCACGGGCACCGTCGCGGTGGCGCTGGCGGCGGTCAATGTCTTTGGCGGCTTCATGGTCACCCAGCGCATGCTGGAGATGTTCAAGAAGAAGGAACCAAAGGCCAAGCAGGGAGATCACGCATGA
- a CDS encoding M20/M25/M40 family metallo-hydrolase — protein MKKILLLLVAVAGLAGALFAGAGMLERSRIGTPLPTAAVVQGPDIDQAALMRDLHTLASPAYAGRRTGSEGSKLAQAYIAGRFAQIGLAAFGDSYAMPFSFTDEGESGPTSYRSATNLVGHIKGTLHPERVMVISAHYDHLGVRSGVVYPGADDNASGVGAMLAIASYFKANPPQNTIVFAAFDAEEIGLRGARALLKAPPFPIEQIKFNLNLDMVGRNDNNEIFAVGTRHRPSLKPMVAGVAAGSALKVKLGHDKPTLLAGGVEDWTHSSDHGPFHAAGIAFLYFGVEDHADYHGPGDTADKIKPAFYGEATRLLVRMAAKLDQNLESIR, from the coding sequence ATGAAAAAAATTCTCCTGTTGCTTGTTGCAGTCGCAGGTCTGGCCGGCGCCTTGTTTGCCGGCGCCGGCATGCTGGAGCGCTCGCGCATAGGCACGCCCCTGCCCACCGCAGCGGTGGTCCAGGGGCCCGACATTGACCAGGCCGCGCTCATGCGCGATTTGCACACGCTCGCGTCGCCCGCCTACGCTGGGCGCCGCACCGGCAGCGAAGGCAGCAAGCTGGCCCAGGCCTACATTGCCGGGCGCTTTGCGCAGATAGGCCTGGCCGCCTTTGGGGACAGCTATGCCATGCCGTTCTCGTTCACCGACGAGGGCGAATCGGGCCCCACCAGCTATCGCTCGGCCACCAACCTGGTGGGGCATATCAAGGGAACGCTGCATCCGGAGCGCGTCATGGTGATCTCGGCGCACTATGATCATCTGGGCGTGCGCTCCGGCGTTGTCTACCCGGGCGCGGACGACAATGCCTCCGGCGTGGGCGCCATGCTGGCCATCGCCAGCTACTTCAAGGCCAATCCGCCGCAGAACACGATCGTCTTCGCCGCATTCGACGCCGAGGAAATCGGACTGCGCGGCGCGCGTGCGCTGCTCAAGGCGCCGCCGTTCCCCATCGAACAGATCAAGTTCAACCTGAACCTGGACATGGTTGGCCGCAACGACAATAACGAGATATTCGCAGTCGGTACCCGCCACCGGCCGTCACTTAAGCCCATGGTGGCCGGGGTGGCCGCAGGCAGCGCGCTCAAGGTCAAGCTCGGCCATGACAAGCCGACCCTGCTCGCCGGCGGGGTGGAAGACTGGACCCACAGCTCCGACCACGGTCCCTTCCACGCGGCCGGTATTGCCTTCCTGTACTTTGGAGTGGAAGACCATGCCGACTACCATGGTCCCGGCGACACGGCCGACAAGATCAAGCCGGCGTTCTATGGCGAAGCCACGCGCCTGCTGGTACGCATGGCGGCAAAGCTGGACCAGAACCTGGAGAGCATCAGGTAG
- a CDS encoding NAD(P)(+) transhydrogenase (Re/Si-specific) subunit beta: MNFVTMNMVTMFYLIASVCFIQALKGLSSPATARRGNAFGMIGMAIAAVTTLLLIMKLKSMAAPDGGLGYTLVLIGVVVGGGIGAFAAKKVEMTKMPELVAAMHSLIGLAAVCIAIAAVSEPYAFSIARLGEALPFGNRLELFIGTFVGAVTFSGSVIAFGKLSGKYKFRLFQGAPVSFPGQHMINLGVAIAIIALGLVFCFAPGVEPAWTPFIIMAVLSFILGVLIIIPIGGADMPVVVSMLNSYSGWAAAGIGFSLNNSMLIIAGSLVGSSGAILSYIMCKAMNRSFFNVILGGFGGDAAAATGGAQEQRPVKSGSADDAAFIMANAESVIIVPGYGLAVARAQHSLKELVEKLTHKGVSVKYAIHPVAGRMPGHMNVLLAEAEVPYDQVFEMEDINGEFGQTDVVLVLGANDVVNPAAKDPKSPIAGMPILEAYKAKSIIVNKRSMASGYAGLDNDLFYQANTMMVFGDAKKVIEAMVKAVE, encoded by the coding sequence ATGAATTTCGTCACCATGAACATGGTCACCATGTTCTACCTGATCGCGTCGGTCTGCTTCATCCAGGCGCTCAAGGGCCTGTCGTCGCCCGCCACTGCGCGCCGCGGCAATGCCTTTGGCATGATCGGCATGGCCATTGCGGCCGTGACGACGCTGCTGCTGATCATGAAGCTCAAGTCGATGGCCGCACCGGACGGCGGCCTGGGCTACACCCTGGTGCTGATCGGCGTTGTCGTCGGCGGCGGCATCGGCGCTTTTGCCGCCAAAAAGGTCGAAATGACCAAGATGCCGGAACTGGTCGCGGCCATGCACTCGCTCATTGGCCTGGCCGCGGTGTGCATCGCCATTGCCGCCGTGTCCGAGCCATACGCCTTCAGCATCGCCAGGCTGGGTGAAGCGCTGCCGTTCGGTAACCGCCTGGAGCTGTTCATCGGCACCTTCGTGGGCGCCGTCACCTTTTCCGGCTCCGTGATCGCCTTTGGCAAGCTGTCGGGCAAATACAAGTTCCGCCTGTTCCAGGGTGCACCGGTCAGCTTCCCCGGCCAGCACATGATCAACCTGGGCGTGGCCATTGCGATCATCGCGCTGGGCCTCGTGTTCTGCTTCGCGCCGGGCGTGGAGCCGGCATGGACCCCGTTCATCATCATGGCCGTGCTCTCGTTTATCCTCGGTGTGCTGATCATCATCCCGATTGGCGGCGCCGACATGCCGGTGGTGGTGTCCATGCTCAACAGCTACTCGGGCTGGGCCGCCGCCGGCATCGGCTTCTCGCTCAATAACTCCATGCTGATCATTGCCGGTTCGCTGGTGGGCTCCTCCGGTGCCATCCTGTCCTACATCATGTGCAAGGCCATGAACCGCTCGTTCTTCAACGTCATCCTCGGTGGATTTGGCGGCGACGCCGCTGCTGCCACCGGCGGGGCGCAGGAACAGCGCCCGGTCAAATCCGGTTCGGCCGATGACGCGGCTTTCATCATGGCCAATGCCGAATCGGTCATCATCGTCCCGGGCTACGGCCTGGCGGTGGCGCGTGCCCAGCACTCGCTCAAGGAACTGGTGGAAAAGCTGACCCACAAGGGCGTGAGCGTGAAGTATGCGATCCACCCGGTCGCCGGCCGCATGCCCGGCCACATGAACGTGCTGCTGGCGGAAGCGGAAGTGCCTTACGACCAGGTATTTGAAATGGAAGACATCAACGGCGAATTCGGCCAGACCGATGTGGTGCTGGTCCTGGGCGCCAACGACGTGGTCAACCCGGCGGCCAAGGATCCCAAGTCGCCGATTGCCGGCATGCCGATCCTGGAGGCGTACAAGGCCAAGAGCATCATCGTCAACAAGCGTTCCATGGCCTCGGGCTATGCAGGCCTGGACAATGACCTGTTCTACCAGGCCAATACCATGATGGTCTTCGGCGACGCCAAGAAAGTCATTGAAGCGATGGTCAAGGCGGTCGAGTAA